One Manihot esculenta cultivar AM560-2 chromosome 6, M.esculenta_v8, whole genome shotgun sequence DNA segment encodes these proteins:
- the LOC110617357 gene encoding uncharacterized protein LOC110617357 isoform X1 — MSAPRPILKKPKLELDDGNNDDRQLVRKPNSMSEEENGGGGEEEATSREEQEEALVALIDHRTREVEHLKTRISYYKSQLQQAEKRLHETEARLARIRGQSNAAPSKASMGNGTKSAKMECRSTSPIHTIEGAPRNQPQLRTELLIPAANPKISQPIKLAGSSTKLSVGSGAQSSPSIHTNTVPKLKAEKSYRSSPDAEVNEIQDRGTKRKLEQKEHKELIPLIRSSSSPCTIRCHTSNHISSQHKRKLRSLVLCPVNDQLFATSALDGMVNLWQLQSRGSGASLLSSTDCMSSKHRRWPEDMAWHPLGNNLLCTYSADGGDSQISILNLNKTQGRARVTYLEEKPHVKGIINSIMFMPWENACFATGGSDHAVILWNEKDTENLWKPKQLHRNMHSSAVMGIAGLQQKHVVLSAGADKKIIGFDVQVGRADFKHQLDSKCMSVLPNPCDFNLFMVQTGTPEKQLRLFDIRLRQTELHSFGFKQESSDSQSALINQAWSPDGLYLTSGSVDPVIHLFDIRYNSHKPSQSVRAHQKRVFKAVWHYSHPLLISISSDLHIGLHKI; from the exons ATGAGCGCGCCTCGTCCGATTCTCAAAAAGCCAAAACTAGAACTAGACGACGGCAACAACGACGACCGACAACTAGTAAGAAAACCGAATTCGATGTCCGAAGAAGAGAACGGTGGAGGAGGAGAAGAGGAAGCCACCAGCAGAGAAGAGCAAGAGGAGGCTTTGGTTGCGTTGATCGATCACCGTACTCGTGAAGTTGAACATCTCAAGACACGTATCTCCTATTATAAATCTCAG CTCCAGCAAGCAGAGAAAAGGTTGCATGAAACAGAAGCTCGATTGGCTCGCATTAGGGGACAAAGCAATGCAGCTCCATCTAAAGCTTCTATGGGAAATGGAACTAAAAGTGCAAAGATGGAGTGTAGATCAACCAGTCCTATCCATACCATTGAAGGTGCTCCTAGGAACCAGCCTCAATTGAGAACTGAACTCCTGATTCCTGCTGCAAATCCAAAAATTTCACAACCTATAAAATTGGCAGGGTCCAGTACAAAATTGTCTGTTGGTTCTGGTGCTCAATCCAGTCCCTCCATCCACACTAATACAGTTCCAAAATTAAAAGCAGAAAAATCTTACAGAAGTTCTCCTGATGCAGAAGTTAATGAAATTCAGGATAGAGGAACAAAAAGGAAGCTTG AACAGAAAGAACATAAGGAGTTGATTCCATTGATACGAAGTAGCTCTTCTCCATGCACAATCCGCTGCCAtacaagtaatcacatctctAGTCAGCATAAGAGAAAGTTGAGAAGTCTTGTTCTTTGTCCAGTAAATGATCAACTGTTTGCGACCAG TGCTTTGGATGGAATGGTCAACTTATGGCAACTTCAATCTCGGGG ATCAGGTGCCTCTCTTCTCAGTTCCACTGATTGTATGTCTTCAAAGCATAGGCGGTGGCCAGAAGATATGGCTTGGCACCCACTGGGGAACAACCTATTATGTACTTACAGTGCTGATGGTGGGGATTCTCAGATATCAAttctaaatttgaataaaaCACAAGGG AGGGCCCGTGTGACGTACTTAGAGGAGAAGCCTCATGTCAAGGGTATAATTAACAGCATAATGTTCATGCCCTGGGAAAATGCCTGTTTTGCTACGGGTGGTAGTGATCACGCCGTTATACTTTGGAATGAGAAAGATACTGAGAATTTATGGAAGCCAAAGCAATTGCATAGGAATATGCATTCTTCAGCTGTCATGGGAATTGCTGGATTGCAACAAAAGCATGTAGTTCTGTCGGCTGGTGCAGACAAAAAAATTATAGGGTTTGACGTTCAGGTAGGGAGAGCAGACTTCAAGCATCAACTAGATAGTAAATGCATGAGTGTTCTGCCTAATCCATGCGATTTCAATCTATTCATGGTTCAGACagg GACTCCTGAGAAGCAGCTGAGATTGTTTGATATAAGACTTAGGCAGACAGAGCTTCACTCTTTTGGGTTTAAGCAAGAAAGCAGTGACTCTCAGTCAGCTTTGATCAATCAGGCTTGGTCTCCTGATGGTTTGTACCTGACATCTGGTTCAGTAGATCCTGTGATCCACCTATTTGATATCAGGTACAATTCTCACAAGCCATCCCAATCTGTAAGAGCTCATCAGAAACGGGTTTTTAAAGCAGTATGGCATTACTCTCACCCACTTCTGATTTCTATATCTTCTGATCTGCACATTGGGTTGCACAAGATATAG
- the LOC110617357 gene encoding uncharacterized protein LOC110617357 isoform X2: MSAPRPILKKPKLELDDGNNDDRQLVRKPNSMSEEENGGGGEEEATSREEQEEALVALIDHRTREVEHLKTRISYYKSQLQQAEKRLHETEARLARIRGQSNAAPSKASMGNGTKSAKMECRSTSPIHTIEGAPRNQPQLRTELLIPAANPKISQPIKLAGSSTKLSVGSGAQSSPSIHTNTVPKLKAEKSYRSSPDAEVNEIQDRGTKRKLEQKEHKELIPLIRSSSSPCTIRCHTSNHISSQHKRKLRSLVLCPVNDQLFATRSGASLLSSTDCMSSKHRRWPEDMAWHPLGNNLLCTYSADGGDSQISILNLNKTQGRARVTYLEEKPHVKGIINSIMFMPWENACFATGGSDHAVILWNEKDTENLWKPKQLHRNMHSSAVMGIAGLQQKHVVLSAGADKKIIGFDVQVGRADFKHQLDSKCMSVLPNPCDFNLFMVQTGTPEKQLRLFDIRLRQTELHSFGFKQESSDSQSALINQAWSPDGLYLTSGSVDPVIHLFDIRYNSHKPSQSVRAHQKRVFKAVWHYSHPLLISISSDLHIGLHKI; this comes from the exons ATGAGCGCGCCTCGTCCGATTCTCAAAAAGCCAAAACTAGAACTAGACGACGGCAACAACGACGACCGACAACTAGTAAGAAAACCGAATTCGATGTCCGAAGAAGAGAACGGTGGAGGAGGAGAAGAGGAAGCCACCAGCAGAGAAGAGCAAGAGGAGGCTTTGGTTGCGTTGATCGATCACCGTACTCGTGAAGTTGAACATCTCAAGACACGTATCTCCTATTATAAATCTCAG CTCCAGCAAGCAGAGAAAAGGTTGCATGAAACAGAAGCTCGATTGGCTCGCATTAGGGGACAAAGCAATGCAGCTCCATCTAAAGCTTCTATGGGAAATGGAACTAAAAGTGCAAAGATGGAGTGTAGATCAACCAGTCCTATCCATACCATTGAAGGTGCTCCTAGGAACCAGCCTCAATTGAGAACTGAACTCCTGATTCCTGCTGCAAATCCAAAAATTTCACAACCTATAAAATTGGCAGGGTCCAGTACAAAATTGTCTGTTGGTTCTGGTGCTCAATCCAGTCCCTCCATCCACACTAATACAGTTCCAAAATTAAAAGCAGAAAAATCTTACAGAAGTTCTCCTGATGCAGAAGTTAATGAAATTCAGGATAGAGGAACAAAAAGGAAGCTTG AACAGAAAGAACATAAGGAGTTGATTCCATTGATACGAAGTAGCTCTTCTCCATGCACAATCCGCTGCCAtacaagtaatcacatctctAGTCAGCATAAGAGAAAGTTGAGAAGTCTTGTTCTTTGTCCAGTAAATGATCAACTGTTTGCGACCAG ATCAGGTGCCTCTCTTCTCAGTTCCACTGATTGTATGTCTTCAAAGCATAGGCGGTGGCCAGAAGATATGGCTTGGCACCCACTGGGGAACAACCTATTATGTACTTACAGTGCTGATGGTGGGGATTCTCAGATATCAAttctaaatttgaataaaaCACAAGGG AGGGCCCGTGTGACGTACTTAGAGGAGAAGCCTCATGTCAAGGGTATAATTAACAGCATAATGTTCATGCCCTGGGAAAATGCCTGTTTTGCTACGGGTGGTAGTGATCACGCCGTTATACTTTGGAATGAGAAAGATACTGAGAATTTATGGAAGCCAAAGCAATTGCATAGGAATATGCATTCTTCAGCTGTCATGGGAATTGCTGGATTGCAACAAAAGCATGTAGTTCTGTCGGCTGGTGCAGACAAAAAAATTATAGGGTTTGACGTTCAGGTAGGGAGAGCAGACTTCAAGCATCAACTAGATAGTAAATGCATGAGTGTTCTGCCTAATCCATGCGATTTCAATCTATTCATGGTTCAGACagg GACTCCTGAGAAGCAGCTGAGATTGTTTGATATAAGACTTAGGCAGACAGAGCTTCACTCTTTTGGGTTTAAGCAAGAAAGCAGTGACTCTCAGTCAGCTTTGATCAATCAGGCTTGGTCTCCTGATGGTTTGTACCTGACATCTGGTTCAGTAGATCCTGTGATCCACCTATTTGATATCAGGTACAATTCTCACAAGCCATCCCAATCTGTAAGAGCTCATCAGAAACGGGTTTTTAAAGCAGTATGGCATTACTCTCACCCACTTCTGATTTCTATATCTTCTGATCTGCACATTGGGTTGCACAAGATATAG
- the LOC110617357 gene encoding uncharacterized protein LOC110617357 isoform X3 yields MGNGTKSAKMECRSTSPIHTIEGAPRNQPQLRTELLIPAANPKISQPIKLAGSSTKLSVGSGAQSSPSIHTNTVPKLKAEKSYRSSPDAEVNEIQDRGTKRKLEQKEHKELIPLIRSSSSPCTIRCHTSNHISSQHKRKLRSLVLCPVNDQLFATSALDGMVNLWQLQSRGSGASLLSSTDCMSSKHRRWPEDMAWHPLGNNLLCTYSADGGDSQISILNLNKTQGRARVTYLEEKPHVKGIINSIMFMPWENACFATGGSDHAVILWNEKDTENLWKPKQLHRNMHSSAVMGIAGLQQKHVVLSAGADKKIIGFDVQVGRADFKHQLDSKCMSVLPNPCDFNLFMVQTGTPEKQLRLFDIRLRQTELHSFGFKQESSDSQSALINQAWSPDGLYLTSGSVDPVIHLFDIRYNSHKPSQSVRAHQKRVFKAVWHYSHPLLISISSDLHIGLHKI; encoded by the exons ATGGGAAATGGAACTAAAAGTGCAAAGATGGAGTGTAGATCAACCAGTCCTATCCATACCATTGAAGGTGCTCCTAGGAACCAGCCTCAATTGAGAACTGAACTCCTGATTCCTGCTGCAAATCCAAAAATTTCACAACCTATAAAATTGGCAGGGTCCAGTACAAAATTGTCTGTTGGTTCTGGTGCTCAATCCAGTCCCTCCATCCACACTAATACAGTTCCAAAATTAAAAGCAGAAAAATCTTACAGAAGTTCTCCTGATGCAGAAGTTAATGAAATTCAGGATAGAGGAACAAAAAGGAAGCTTG AACAGAAAGAACATAAGGAGTTGATTCCATTGATACGAAGTAGCTCTTCTCCATGCACAATCCGCTGCCAtacaagtaatcacatctctAGTCAGCATAAGAGAAAGTTGAGAAGTCTTGTTCTTTGTCCAGTAAATGATCAACTGTTTGCGACCAG TGCTTTGGATGGAATGGTCAACTTATGGCAACTTCAATCTCGGGG ATCAGGTGCCTCTCTTCTCAGTTCCACTGATTGTATGTCTTCAAAGCATAGGCGGTGGCCAGAAGATATGGCTTGGCACCCACTGGGGAACAACCTATTATGTACTTACAGTGCTGATGGTGGGGATTCTCAGATATCAAttctaaatttgaataaaaCACAAGGG AGGGCCCGTGTGACGTACTTAGAGGAGAAGCCTCATGTCAAGGGTATAATTAACAGCATAATGTTCATGCCCTGGGAAAATGCCTGTTTTGCTACGGGTGGTAGTGATCACGCCGTTATACTTTGGAATGAGAAAGATACTGAGAATTTATGGAAGCCAAAGCAATTGCATAGGAATATGCATTCTTCAGCTGTCATGGGAATTGCTGGATTGCAACAAAAGCATGTAGTTCTGTCGGCTGGTGCAGACAAAAAAATTATAGGGTTTGACGTTCAGGTAGGGAGAGCAGACTTCAAGCATCAACTAGATAGTAAATGCATGAGTGTTCTGCCTAATCCATGCGATTTCAATCTATTCATGGTTCAGACagg GACTCCTGAGAAGCAGCTGAGATTGTTTGATATAAGACTTAGGCAGACAGAGCTTCACTCTTTTGGGTTTAAGCAAGAAAGCAGTGACTCTCAGTCAGCTTTGATCAATCAGGCTTGGTCTCCTGATGGTTTGTACCTGACATCTGGTTCAGTAGATCCTGTGATCCACCTATTTGATATCAGGTACAATTCTCACAAGCCATCCCAATCTGTAAGAGCTCATCAGAAACGGGTTTTTAAAGCAGTATGGCATTACTCTCACCCACTTCTGATTTCTATATCTTCTGATCTGCACATTGGGTTGCACAAGATATAG